A genomic stretch from Nocardia wallacei includes:
- a CDS encoding HAD-IIIC family phosphatase → MTATVKCLVWDLDDTVWPGVVLEADGGEPKPEALRAIRVLDERGILHAVASRGDTAAATAHLRRHGLEDMFSAVEVGWGPKSEAIRRIAESLNIGHESMAFVDNDPVELAEVASAYPEVRCYPADRIAELPQLREFMPAAISPEARHRRSYYRAEHARRVGQAEFTGSDSAFLASLGLVMTVRPASEEDLVRAHELTVRTHQLNTTGVTFDIDELRAMCASPRHEVLVASLRDRFGGYGTIGLAVSELRGGDSVLRLLLMSCRVMSRGVGTALIREVVRRAQEAGRRPAAEFVATPVNRVMLVTLRFAGFEVVESAGDRILLACAAAPEEIGGAGHVEVVR, encoded by the coding sequence ATGACGGCCACGGTGAAATGCCTGGTCTGGGATCTCGACGATACGGTGTGGCCCGGCGTCGTACTGGAGGCCGACGGCGGCGAGCCGAAACCCGAGGCGCTGCGGGCGATCCGGGTCCTCGACGAGCGCGGCATACTGCACGCCGTCGCCAGCCGCGGCGACACCGCGGCGGCCACCGCGCACCTGCGCCGGCACGGCCTCGAGGACATGTTCTCGGCGGTCGAGGTGGGCTGGGGACCGAAGTCGGAGGCGATCCGCCGCATCGCCGAATCGCTGAACATCGGCCACGAGTCGATGGCGTTCGTCGACAACGATCCCGTCGAACTGGCGGAGGTGGCGAGCGCGTATCCGGAGGTCCGGTGCTACCCGGCCGACCGCATCGCCGAGCTGCCGCAGCTGCGGGAATTCATGCCCGCGGCGATCTCGCCGGAAGCGCGGCACCGCCGGTCGTACTACCGCGCCGAGCACGCGCGCCGGGTCGGCCAGGCCGAATTCACCGGCTCCGACAGCGCTTTCCTCGCCTCGCTCGGGCTGGTCATGACGGTGCGCCCGGCCTCGGAGGAGGACCTGGTGCGCGCCCACGAACTGACCGTGCGCACCCATCAGCTCAACACCACCGGCGTCACCTTCGACATCGATGAACTGCGCGCGATGTGCGCCTCGCCGCGCCACGAGGTGCTGGTGGCCTCGCTGCGGGACCGGTTCGGCGGCTACGGCACCATCGGGCTCGCGGTCTCGGAGCTGCGCGGCGGGGATTCGGTGCTGCGGCTGCTGCTCATGTCCTGCCGGGTGATGTCGCGCGGGGTGGGCACGGCGCTCATTCGCGAAGTAGTGCGGCGCGCCCAGGAGGCCGGTCGCCGTCCCGCCGCGGAATTCGTTGCCACGCCGGTCAATCGGGTGATGCTCGTGACCCTGCGGTTCGCCGGTTTCGAGGTGGTCGAGTCCGCGGGCGACCGCATCCTGCTCGCCTGCGCGGCCGCGCCCGAGGAGATCGGCGGCGCCGGACATGTCGAGGTGGTTCGATGA
- a CDS encoding condensation domain-containing protein codes for MTVYTASDDDIAIVGMGVRFPDAPTLAEFRANLDAGRDSIAPMPEARAVATALDRSARYLPMGHLADIHTFDYAFFELSKREASLMDPQQRIALELAHQAIEDAGYAAATLREATTAVVFSAPMPSYHAMAVDPGPLSMLGNLPFGTTARIAHLLGLTGPCYAIDSGCNASLIAVHHACRELRSGDADYALAGGVSVRANGSPEWAARTMTEIASPSGVCRAFDADADGTVPGEGGAALLLTTLGRARADRAPVYAVIRGSAVLHNGHASATISTPSAAAQARVITTAWRRAGIDPRAAGYVEAHGSATRLGDAVELEGLRTVFGERPRPLPIGSVKTNIGHLDHAAGIAGLVKATLAVAEGRLYPSLHFERPTGDLDLPAAGLEVVTRARPWADGEPRLAGVSSYSLGGANAHCVVQQAPGAPVTTPPAESAPRLLAVSARTPAALAESCRDLAAALRDGTFSLPDVAFTLARGRTHFPHRVAVRATDIESAAAELSRRATNIPPDQPRPTTPRVALLLSPGATPSGIAPATSPTEQPTLTMTSSVVPPADTPAAGAAVPTVPPAELSASSAAVPTVPPAELSASRAAGPSVPPAEFSASSVGSPVLPPAENPAAGAGSSAVLPAELPAEGEVGAVLAGQIAVHDRLRDCGLSFAAVLSGGASKFAARYLLGSAVAADAGEIAAAAAAPAVDRSRLRAAAETLLREGPVVFVDPSADGLLGRYLAEDLAGHPDAEIVVGGEDSGEPLGILGRLYELGADLDWTRVDPGDGRRVRLPGHPLHGTRCWVELPTAARPAAPTTDPAAPSTPAAPADPDEWLRAELRELLHSETEIASEDDYFDLGGNSIIAVQLVERVAETYGFRPKLLDVYERPKVADFAALLRDGAAPAAAAHAAALPPITRTDELVMSSGQERMWFHHQLVPDTTLYNYPVVNTLRGPVDVAAVRGTFEDFAERHEPLRYNLVEVDGKPAVRVRSSLGDFFRVVDVSGTPDPIAAARELIRDATQTPFDLARDPLVRVLLVTLAPDEHVLQVTCHHCVTDGATPGILAREIPELYAARRAGRAAALAPLPVRYRDYAAWHRELTESGALDHELRYWVHLLRDAPKLRLPTDFPRPPRKTFVGDLEPFTVPAELLARSRAVAKREAVSLFVVLLSALYLLLARRSGQRDLVIGTPTTGRTRREIEGLVGFFNSTVALRANLSGPATVADLLERVRAIVLGALEHQEIPFERVVNALGDQRDLSRTPLFDVLYVHQELPGMGNPLGPGATEVFDLDHSIQNAFGGLPAGTAKFDLSLITYDRSDEYDMLACFEYSTELFTRQTAAGFAAAYLETLAELVESAPGRSIDELVVIATAVPETIAVLDIPTDRPRTGSTAGYTPATVRERLDSTPGDAAVLGAWSALLAWYSGSDEVTVGLAAGTARLDLADEPDGAELLARTATALSTAAGADGDRPLRYRAAWSATTELALDLRSGDDGDIIELTYAAELFDDTTARDMLGDLLRVLRGLAETPGDPVPEITLRCLAGAEATR; via the coding sequence GTGACCGTGTATACCGCAAGCGACGACGACATCGCGATCGTCGGAATGGGTGTTCGTTTCCCCGACGCGCCGACCCTGGCCGAGTTCCGCGCGAACCTCGACGCCGGGCGCGACTCGATCGCCCCCATGCCCGAGGCCCGCGCGGTGGCGACCGCACTGGACCGCTCCGCGCGCTATCTGCCGATGGGCCACCTGGCCGACATCCACACCTTCGACTACGCCTTCTTCGAGCTGTCCAAACGCGAAGCGTCGCTGATGGATCCGCAGCAGCGCATCGCACTGGAGCTGGCGCACCAGGCGATCGAGGACGCCGGGTACGCGGCGGCGACGCTGCGGGAGGCCACCACCGCCGTGGTGTTCAGCGCGCCGATGCCCTCCTACCACGCCATGGCGGTCGACCCCGGGCCGCTGAGTATGCTGGGCAATCTGCCCTTCGGCACCACGGCGCGCATCGCGCATCTGCTGGGGCTGACCGGGCCGTGCTACGCGATCGACAGTGGCTGCAACGCCTCGCTCATCGCCGTTCACCACGCCTGCCGCGAATTGCGGAGCGGTGACGCGGACTACGCGCTCGCGGGCGGGGTCAGCGTGCGCGCCAACGGTTCTCCGGAGTGGGCCGCGCGGACCATGACGGAGATCGCCTCGCCCAGCGGCGTCTGCCGGGCCTTCGACGCCGACGCCGACGGCACGGTGCCCGGCGAGGGCGGCGCGGCGCTGCTGCTGACCACGCTGGGCCGCGCCCGGGCCGACCGCGCGCCCGTGTACGCGGTGATCCGGGGGAGCGCGGTGCTGCACAACGGGCACGCGTCGGCGACCATCAGCACGCCGAGCGCGGCCGCGCAGGCCCGGGTGATCACCACGGCCTGGCGGCGCGCGGGGATCGACCCGCGCGCGGCCGGCTACGTGGAGGCGCACGGCTCGGCGACGCGCCTGGGCGACGCGGTCGAACTCGAGGGCCTGCGCACCGTGTTCGGCGAACGGCCGCGGCCGCTGCCGATCGGATCGGTCAAGACCAATATCGGCCACCTCGACCATGCCGCCGGGATCGCCGGGCTGGTCAAGGCCACGCTGGCCGTCGCCGAGGGCCGGCTGTACCCGTCGTTGCACTTCGAGCGCCCGACCGGCGATCTGGACCTGCCCGCGGCCGGGCTCGAGGTGGTCACCCGCGCGCGGCCGTGGGCCGACGGCGAGCCGCGCCTGGCGGGCGTCAGCTCCTACAGCCTCGGCGGCGCGAACGCGCACTGCGTGGTGCAGCAGGCCCCCGGCGCCCCGGTCACCACCCCGCCCGCCGAATCCGCCCCCCGGCTGCTCGCGGTGTCGGCACGGACACCGGCCGCGCTCGCCGAGTCCTGCCGCGACCTGGCGGCGGCGCTGCGCGACGGCACGTTCTCGCTTCCCGACGTCGCCTTCACCCTGGCGCGCGGCCGCACCCACTTCCCGCACCGCGTCGCGGTCCGCGCCACCGACATCGAGTCGGCCGCCGCCGAATTGTCCAGGCGCGCAACGAATATCCCCCCGGATCAACCCCGACCGACCACACCCCGAGTAGCCCTGCTCCTCTCACCCGGCGCGACCCCATCCGGAATCGCCCCGGCCACATCGCCCACGGAACAGCCCACGCTCACCATGACAAGTTCGGTCGTGCCGCCCGCCGATACGCCAGCGGCCGGCGCGGCCGTCCCGACCGTCCCGCCTGCCGAGCTCTCCGCCTCGAGCGCGGCCGTCCCGACCGTCCCGCCTGCCGAGCTCTCCGCCTCCAGGGCGGCCGGCCCGAGCGTCCCGCCTGCCGAGTTCTCCGCCTCCAGTGTGGGCAGCCCGGTTCTGCCGCCTGCCGAGAATCCCGCTGCCGGTGCGGGGAGCTCGGCTGTACTGCCTGCCGAATTGCCTGCCGAGGGCGAGGTGGGGGCGGTGCTCGCGGGACAGATCGCGGTGCACGATCGGTTGCGGGACTGTGGTCTTTCGTTCGCGGCCGTTCTGAGTGGGGGAGCGTCGAAGTTCGCGGCGCGGTACCTGCTCGGTTCGGCGGTGGCGGCCGATGCGGGCGAGATCGCGGCCGCTGCGGCGGCGCCCGCGGTGGACCGGTCGAGGCTGCGCGCGGCGGCGGAGACGCTGTTGCGGGAGGGGCCGGTCGTGTTCGTCGATCCGAGCGCCGACGGCCTGCTGGGCCGCTACCTCGCGGAGGACCTGGCCGGGCATCCCGACGCGGAAATCGTTGTCGGCGGGGAGGATTCGGGCGAGCCACTCGGCATTCTCGGACGGCTCTACGAGCTCGGCGCGGACCTCGACTGGACACGGGTCGATCCCGGTGACGGCCGCCGCGTGCGGCTCCCCGGCCATCCGCTGCACGGTACGCGGTGCTGGGTGGAACTGCCCACGGCCGCGCGGCCCGCCGCGCCCACCACCGACCCCGCCGCGCCGTCGACCCCGGCCGCCCCCGCGGACCCGGACGAATGGCTGCGCGCCGAGCTGCGCGAACTGCTGCACTCGGAGACCGAAATCGCCTCGGAGGACGATTATTTCGACCTGGGCGGCAATTCGATCATCGCCGTGCAGCTGGTCGAACGGGTCGCCGAGACCTACGGGTTCCGGCCCAAGCTGCTCGACGTCTACGAGCGCCCGAAGGTCGCCGACTTCGCCGCCCTGCTGCGCGACGGCGCCGCACCGGCGGCCGCCGCGCACGCCGCGGCGCTGCCGCCGATCACCCGCACCGACGAGCTGGTCATGTCGTCGGGGCAGGAACGCATGTGGTTCCACCACCAGCTCGTGCCCGACACCACGCTCTACAACTACCCGGTGGTTAACACGCTGCGCGGGCCGGTCGACGTGGCGGCCGTCCGGGGCACCTTCGAGGATTTCGCCGAACGGCACGAGCCGCTGCGCTACAACCTCGTCGAGGTCGACGGCAAGCCCGCCGTGCGGGTGCGGTCCTCGCTCGGTGACTTCTTCCGCGTCGTGGACGTCTCCGGCACACCCGACCCCATCGCCGCCGCGCGCGAACTGATCCGCGACGCCACCCAGACGCCGTTCGATCTGGCCCGTGACCCGCTGGTGCGGGTGCTGCTGGTGACGCTGGCGCCCGACGAGCACGTGCTGCAGGTGACCTGCCACCACTGCGTCACCGACGGCGCCACCCCCGGCATCCTGGCCCGCGAGATCCCCGAGCTGTACGCCGCGCGCCGGGCGGGCCGCGCCGCCGCGCTCGCCCCGCTGCCGGTGCGCTACCGCGACTACGCGGCCTGGCACCGCGAGCTGACCGAGTCCGGCGCGCTCGACCACGAGTTGCGGTACTGGGTGCACCTGCTGCGCGACGCGCCGAAGTTGCGCCTGCCCACCGACTTCCCCCGCCCGCCCCGCAAGACGTTCGTCGGCGACCTGGAGCCGTTCACGGTCCCGGCCGAGCTGCTGGCGCGGTCGCGCGCGGTGGCGAAGCGGGAAGCGGTGTCGCTGTTCGTGGTGCTGCTGTCGGCGCTGTACCTGCTGCTGGCGCGGCGCAGCGGGCAGCGTGACCTCGTGATCGGCACCCCGACCACCGGCCGCACCCGCCGCGAGATCGAAGGGCTCGTGGGCTTCTTCAACAGCACCGTCGCCCTGCGCGCCAACCTGTCCGGTCCCGCGACGGTCGCCGACCTGCTGGAGCGGGTGCGGGCCATCGTGCTGGGCGCGCTCGAGCATCAGGAGATCCCGTTCGAGCGGGTGGTGAACGCCCTGGGCGACCAGCGCGACCTGTCCCGCACCCCGCTGTTCGACGTGCTGTACGTCCACCAGGAACTGCCCGGGATGGGCAATCCGCTCGGCCCCGGCGCGACCGAGGTCTTCGACCTGGATCATTCGATACAGAACGCGTTCGGCGGATTGCCCGCCGGGACAGCCAAATTCGACCTCAGCCTGATCACCTACGACCGCAGCGACGAGTACGACATGCTGGCCTGCTTCGAGTACAGCACCGAGCTGTTCACCCGCCAGACCGCCGCCGGTTTCGCCGCCGCCTACCTCGAGACCCTCGCGGAACTGGTGGAATCGGCTCCCGGCCGATCCATCGACGAACTCGTCGTGATTGCCACGGCGGTACCGGAGACAATTGCGGTGCTGGATATTCCGACCGATCGGCCGCGCACCGGCAGCACGGCCGGGTACACCCCGGCGACCGTCCGGGAACGGCTGGACTCCACTCCCGGCGACGCGGCGGTGCTCGGCGCCTGGAGCGCACTGCTGGCCTGGTACTCCGGGTCCGACGAGGTCACGGTGGGACTCGCGGCGGGCACGGCGCGCCTGGACCTCGCCGACGAACCGGACGGCGCCGAACTTCTCGCCCGGACCGCCACGGCGCTGTCCACGGCCGCGGGCGCCGACGGCGACCGCCCGCTACGGTATCGCGCCGCCTGGTCGGCGACGACGGAGCTGGCACTGGACCTGCGGTCCGGCGACGACGGCGACATCATCGAACTGACCTACGCCGCCGAGCTTTTCGACGACACCACCGCGCGCGACATGCTCGGCGATCTCCTCCGGGTACTGCGCGGGCTCGCTGAGACACCCGGCGACCCCGTACCGGAGATCACGCTGCGCTGCCTCGCGGGAGCCGAGGCGACCCGGTGA
- a CDS encoding non-ribosomal peptide synthetase, with product MTDLLEGVLRQAGRVPGRTALIVGDRSLTFGELGTATALLARRLVAAGVRPGQTVMVLQRQSLDTLIGMIAALRAGAAWCVVEPGRPAATLRAVVDAATCTAVVVDGRDPFTLPGEVAALLAGTTTAPVVLDLGDDAEPPDVALPPPPPARAPAYVITTSGSTGEPKAVVVSRANLAAMIGSRPFEHTDGALVTFAAMRLIWDGSLAALAWALVVGGTSVLPDARMLPDVDAVAELAARHGVSHFVATPSYYRLLLPRLAGLRPTLRMVTLCGEPVSARLVEQHHAMLPGARLHNEYGPTEATVTCVCHLVPQTPRRVVPIGTPTDGTTAHVLDGRLRPARHGTRGELYLGGAQIADGYAARPGQTATRFVADPFSPEPGGRIYRTGDLARVDANGDIEFHGRADSQVKVRGVRVERGAVEAVLEGHPAVRETVVLDAVDADGAVYLAAFWIPADGAAPSIAALTEYCAEHLAPESVPERFVRIDALPIAAGSSKLDEAALRALLSAPLEHRPAPSREQWTDNERAVGEIWSEVLVHDEFDRDDRFFDVGGNSHRVVALHLRLEARWPGAISVGMLFDLDTVAAQAGALTPDAPADSEPARTVPLAFEV from the coding sequence ATGACCGACCTGCTGGAGGGCGTGCTGCGCCAAGCCGGGCGGGTGCCCGGCCGCACCGCCCTGATCGTCGGTGACCGGTCGCTCACCTTCGGCGAACTCGGCACGGCCACAGCGCTTCTCGCGCGCCGCCTGGTCGCCGCGGGCGTGCGGCCCGGGCAGACGGTCATGGTGCTGCAGCGGCAGAGCCTGGACACGCTGATCGGGATGATCGCGGCGCTGCGCGCGGGCGCGGCCTGGTGTGTCGTCGAGCCGGGCCGCCCGGCGGCCACGCTGCGTGCCGTGGTGGACGCCGCGACGTGCACCGCGGTCGTCGTCGACGGGCGCGACCCCTTCACCCTGCCCGGCGAGGTCGCGGCGCTGCTGGCCGGAACCACCACCGCGCCCGTGGTGCTCGACCTCGGCGACGACGCGGAACCGCCGGATGTGGCGCTGCCACCGCCGCCGCCCGCGCGGGCGCCCGCGTACGTGATCACCACCTCCGGCTCGACGGGTGAGCCGAAGGCGGTCGTGGTGTCGCGGGCCAACCTGGCCGCCATGATCGGCTCGCGGCCGTTCGAGCACACCGACGGCGCGCTCGTCACCTTCGCGGCCATGCGGCTGATCTGGGACGGCTCCCTCGCGGCGCTCGCCTGGGCGCTGGTGGTGGGCGGCACGAGCGTGCTGCCCGACGCCCGGATGCTCCCCGATGTCGACGCGGTCGCCGAACTCGCTGCCCGCCACGGTGTTTCGCATTTCGTGGCGACGCCCTCGTACTACCGGCTGCTGCTGCCGCGCCTGGCGGGGCTGCGGCCGACGCTGCGGATGGTCACCCTCTGCGGGGAGCCGGTCTCCGCGCGGCTGGTCGAGCAGCATCACGCGATGCTGCCCGGGGCCCGGCTGCACAACGAGTACGGGCCCACCGAGGCGACCGTCACCTGCGTCTGCCACCTCGTCCCGCAGACGCCCCGGCGCGTGGTGCCGATCGGGACGCCGACCGACGGCACCACGGCCCACGTCCTCGACGGCCGGTTGCGGCCCGCACGGCACGGCACCCGTGGCGAGCTGTATCTCGGGGGCGCGCAGATCGCCGACGGATACGCGGCCCGCCCCGGCCAGACCGCCACCCGGTTCGTGGCCGACCCGTTCTCGCCGGAGCCGGGCGGTCGCATCTACCGCACCGGCGATCTGGCGCGCGTGGACGCCAACGGCGACATCGAATTCCACGGCCGCGCCGACAGTCAGGTGAAGGTGCGCGGGGTGCGGGTCGAGCGCGGCGCCGTCGAGGCCGTGCTGGAAGGACATCCGGCGGTGCGCGAGACCGTCGTGCTGGACGCGGTCGACGCCGACGGCGCGGTGTACCTGGCCGCCTTCTGGATACCGGCCGACGGCGCCGCGCCGTCGATCGCCGCGTTGACCGAATACTGTGCCGAACACCTCGCGCCGGAATCGGTTCCGGAACGGTTCGTGCGGATCGACGCCCTGCCGATCGCGGCGGGCAGCAGCAAACTCGACGAGGCGGCGCTGCGGGCGCTGCTGAGCGCGCCGCTCGAGCACCGGCCCGCGCCGTCCCGGGAGCAGTGGACCGACAACGAACGGGCGGTGGGCGAGATCTGGTCCGAGGTGCTCGTCCACGACGAATTCGACCGCGACGACCGGTTCTTCGATGTCGGCGGCAACTCCCATCGCGTGGTGGCGCTGCATCTGCGCCTCGAGGCCCGGTGGCCGGGCGCGATCTCGGTGGGCATGCTGTTCGACCTCGACACCGTGGCCGCGCAGGCGGGAGCGCTGACGCCGGACGCCCCCGCCGACTCCGAGCCGGCACGAACCGTGCCGCTGGCCTTCGAGGTATGA
- a CDS encoding 3-hydroxyacyl-CoA dehydrogenase family protein — translation MSEDEAGTVTDNGDAPAPGDANSIRIVAVIGAGTMGTGLAQCLAQAGYRVEVVEPDDATTERARRGLSDAVRLALLLGRGDRRTATGTAGRVRWLRRIDELGEIDFVIECATERIALKEKLFGELDRHCRADAVFASCTSAIPIARLAAATRRPDRVLGLHFMNPAPLTTAVEVVRGERTAPSALARAIGLVTALGKEAIVVGDRPGFVLNRVLMLSIAEAAATLDTGTDAETVDALFEQCLGHRMGPLRTADLIGLDNVADTIEVLRQETGEPHYRVPPALAALVDAGHFGRKTGRGFHDYR, via the coding sequence ATGAGCGAAGACGAGGCAGGCACGGTGACCGACAATGGAGACGCCCCGGCCCCCGGGGACGCGAACAGCATCCGGATCGTCGCGGTGATCGGCGCGGGCACCATGGGCACCGGCCTCGCGCAGTGCCTGGCGCAGGCCGGATACCGGGTCGAGGTGGTCGAGCCCGACGACGCCACCACCGAACGCGCCCGCCGCGGCCTGTCCGACGCGGTGCGCCTGGCACTGCTGCTGGGGCGCGGCGACCGCCGCACCGCCACCGGCACCGCCGGACGGGTGCGGTGGCTGCGGCGGATCGACGAACTCGGCGAGATCGACTTCGTCATCGAATGCGCCACCGAGCGAATCGCGCTGAAGGAGAAGCTGTTCGGCGAACTGGACCGGCACTGCCGCGCGGACGCCGTCTTCGCGTCGTGCACCTCCGCCATCCCGATCGCGCGTCTGGCCGCCGCGACCCGGCGGCCCGACCGTGTGCTGGGCCTGCACTTCATGAACCCCGCGCCGTTGACGACCGCGGTGGAGGTCGTGCGCGGCGAGCGGACCGCGCCGTCCGCGCTGGCGCGTGCCATCGGCCTGGTGACGGCGCTGGGCAAGGAGGCGATCGTCGTCGGCGACCGCCCCGGCTTCGTGCTGAACCGGGTCCTGATGCTGTCCATCGCCGAGGCCGCCGCCACCCTGGATACCGGCACGGACGCCGAGACCGTCGACGCGCTGTTCGAACAGTGCCTCGGGCATCGGATGGGCCCGCTGCGCACCGCCGACCTCATCGGCCTGGACAACGTCGCCGACACCATCGAGGTGCTGCGGCAGGAGACCGGCGAGCCGCACTACCGGGTGCCGCCCGCACTCGCCGCCCTGGTGGACGCCGGGCATTTCGGCCGCAAGACGGGACGGGGCTTCCATGACTATCGCTGA